One Fuerstiella marisgermanici DNA window includes the following coding sequences:
- a CDS encoding response regulator: MGESNEQLQLISRLRNKGPISVLIADDEPAIRRIVCVFLKEINFSATEVTTGLELIDSALGNRPDLILTDVEMPGLSGLDAVARLRDSGLSTDTRTPIVMMSATHDRRQCMEAGADDFLRKPIVAERLFETIDRVLT, translated from the coding sequence ATGGGCGAGTCAAATGAACAACTCCAACTTATCAGCCGGCTGCGGAACAAGGGACCAATCAGTGTCCTGATCGCGGACGACGAACCAGCAATTCGCCGGATTGTCTGTGTCTTTCTCAAGGAGATCAACTTCTCGGCAACGGAAGTCACAACCGGCCTGGAACTCATCGATAGCGCCTTGGGCAATCGCCCCGATCTGATTCTGACAGACGTTGAAATGCCGGGACTGAGCGGCTTGGATGCCGTTGCCAGGCTACGCGACAGCGGACTTTCAACCGACACTCGTACTCCAATAGTTATGATGTCGGCCACCCACGATCGCAGACAATGCATGGAGGCCGGCGCTGACGATTTTTTGAGAAAGCCCATCGTTGCCGAAAGACTCTTCGAGACAATCGACCGCGTGCTGACATAA
- a CDS encoding glycosyltransferase family 2 protein, translated as MNRQLVTVVMPAYNAALHIEEAIRSALQQVDCDVEVMVVDDGSTDNTASITQSFDDRVRYVSQSNAGPAAARNLGVSLASHDWIAFLDADDVWEPTKLSCQLQLAQKSNSPFVYTDARNFGDDHVSELRSSVGGMPRGDVLEALLLDNFITLSSVLLRRELFQFVGGFRTEYCGTEDWDLWLRIAAARINFEVVPEPLTRYRWQDGSLSKAHLTMARQRWKTLDEAISLKKNHSISWSVARRARAKVMATSAWFAEDAHPGHALYWYCQSLFYWPFCKTTWKALIKIALKAMTRRWNTVASGDPVNTDSELADTSTAMRIPRQLT; from the coding sequence ATGAATCGGCAATTGGTAACGGTCGTGATGCCAGCATACAATGCGGCACTGCACATTGAGGAAGCAATCCGGAGTGCGTTGCAGCAGGTTGATTGCGACGTGGAAGTGATGGTCGTAGATGACGGCTCGACGGACAATACCGCGTCAATCACTCAATCCTTTGACGATCGGGTTCGTTATGTGTCGCAATCCAATGCCGGTCCGGCTGCCGCCAGAAACCTTGGAGTGTCGCTGGCAAGCCATGACTGGATCGCGTTCCTTGATGCCGATGACGTCTGGGAACCAACGAAGTTAAGTTGTCAGCTCCAACTGGCTCAGAAATCGAATTCACCGTTTGTTTACACAGACGCCAGGAACTTTGGCGATGATCATGTCTCGGAACTGCGATCTTCGGTCGGAGGGATGCCCAGAGGCGACGTTCTGGAAGCTCTATTGCTGGATAATTTCATCACGCTGTCGAGCGTGCTGCTTCGCCGGGAATTGTTTCAGTTTGTGGGAGGATTTCGAACGGAGTACTGCGGAACCGAAGACTGGGATTTGTGGCTTAGGATCGCCGCGGCAAGGATAAACTTCGAAGTCGTGCCGGAACCACTGACACGATACCGTTGGCAGGACGGTTCATTGTCAAAGGCCCACCTCACCATGGCGCGGCAAAGGTGGAAGACACTGGACGAGGCGATTTCACTGAAGAAAAACCACTCCATTTCCTGGTCCGTAGCGCGACGGGCACGAGCTAAGGTGATGGCGACTTCCGCGTGGTTTGCCGAAGATGCTCATCCGGGCCACGCATTATATTGGTATTGCCAGTCCCTTTTTTATTGGCCATTTTGTAAGACGACGTGGAAGGCACTCATCAAGATAGCACTCAAGGCAATGACTCGGCGCTGGAATACGGTCGCCAGCGGCGACCCGGTAAATACGGATTCAGAACTGGCGGACACATCGACTGCTATGAGAATTCCACGCCAACTGACGTAA
- a CDS encoding TadE family protein — MRRNVSHHDRKKNGAAAVELAVCLPVVVLIAISGFEAAHFLHLKQTLTLAAYETAAAAGTTGKTEADALACGTMVLQSRETADATISISPSITAVTAPGTEITVTVSAPASSNSAGFCTFTAGTTVRCAVTVTRN; from the coding sequence ATGCGTCGAAATGTTTCACATCATGATCGGAAAAAGAACGGCGCTGCTGCTGTTGAGCTGGCGGTATGTTTGCCGGTCGTCGTGTTAATCGCGATATCCGGCTTTGAAGCAGCTCATTTTCTACATCTGAAACAGACATTGACGCTGGCGGCGTATGAGACGGCCGCGGCGGCGGGAACCACCGGCAAAACAGAAGCCGATGCATTGGCCTGCGGCACGATGGTGTTGCAGTCCAGAGAAACAGCGGACGCGACAATATCGATTTCTCCCAGCATTACGGCAGTGACCGCTCCCGGGACAGAGATCACAGTGACCGTGTCAGCCCCGGCATCTTCCAATAGTGCCGGATTCTGCACCTTCACGGCGGGAACAACTGTTCGATGTGCGGTCACAGTAACGAGGAACTGA
- a CDS encoding TadE/TadG family type IV pilus assembly protein — MNRLRDFRRPKGKWRGTLSVEIAAVTPILIILVYGSIELHRINMIRSSVDNAAYEGARAVTVPGATSNQATAAAQQILDAVGIRNATITVTPETILPETAIVEVAINVPLSDNSFGLVPYLTTRTLEKRCALQRSAANR; from the coding sequence ATGAATCGTCTACGAGATTTCAGAAGACCCAAAGGCAAATGGCGCGGCACGTTGTCAGTTGAGATTGCGGCCGTGACGCCGATTCTGATCATTCTGGTGTATGGTTCGATCGAGCTGCACCGCATCAACATGATCCGATCGTCCGTCGACAATGCAGCCTACGAGGGAGCTCGAGCAGTAACAGTGCCCGGAGCGACATCGAATCAGGCTACAGCAGCGGCTCAGCAGATTCTGGACGCCGTCGGAATCAGGAACGCAACAATCACGGTCACACCGGAAACCATTCTCCCGGAGACAGCGATTGTTGAGGTCGCCATCAATGTCCCGTTAAGTGACAACTCTTTTGGTCTGGTGCCCTACCTGACAACTCGGACTCTGGAAAAACGTTGTGCGCTGCAACGTTCTGCGGCAAATCGATAG
- a CDS encoding vWA domain-containing protein → MLLLVMVALLAIIGATVFGVDVAFMQLARTELRAAADAAAKAGAEALVRTQSETDAAAAAIRIASLNTVAGEPLVLTSNDIAVGQSIYQEDGTWVFTEGLTPATAVQVTAFKSDTTSAGAIDLLFGGFLGTSKFAPRQTAVASHFSQDVVLAVDRSHSMCFDFSGTDWSYPSGTPTSPDPVCYPPNDTYSRWAATMSAIDTYLTVCATNGALQRTAMLSWGSEITLDDYEGGLCNKTEVATFMDVLLDGTHQQIRDALNQRASEPMLGGTNMNAGLDASIDLLVNDSRPLAKRSIVLLTDGRWTVGSNPINAANRAKSLDIIIHVVSLLDSVDLNGMDRIAATTGGKHIHASNQAELEAAFRELALTLPVVLTK, encoded by the coding sequence ATGCTGCTTCTTGTCATGGTTGCCCTGCTTGCGATTATTGGGGCAACGGTTTTTGGTGTGGATGTTGCTTTCATGCAGCTGGCAAGAACCGAACTCCGCGCCGCAGCAGACGCCGCCGCGAAAGCTGGCGCTGAGGCACTTGTGCGCACTCAAAGCGAAACGGACGCAGCGGCAGCCGCGATCAGAATTGCGTCGTTGAATACTGTCGCAGGTGAGCCGCTGGTTCTGACATCGAATGACATCGCAGTTGGCCAGTCCATCTATCAGGAAGACGGAACCTGGGTGTTCACGGAGGGACTTACGCCAGCGACGGCGGTTCAGGTAACGGCATTCAAAAGTGACACGACCAGCGCGGGGGCGATCGATCTGCTGTTTGGGGGATTCCTTGGGACGAGTAAGTTCGCGCCTCGACAGACGGCCGTCGCCAGTCACTTTAGCCAAGATGTCGTTCTGGCTGTCGACCGTTCGCATTCTATGTGTTTTGATTTCAGCGGTACGGACTGGAGCTACCCTTCCGGCACGCCAACGTCGCCCGATCCCGTTTGCTACCCACCGAACGATACGTATAGTCGGTGGGCGGCAACCATGAGTGCGATCGACACTTATCTTACGGTCTGTGCGACAAACGGTGCACTGCAGAGAACCGCAATGCTCTCGTGGGGTTCCGAGATCACCTTGGACGACTACGAAGGCGGATTATGCAACAAAACAGAGGTTGCAACTTTCATGGATGTTCTGCTTGACGGAACTCATCAGCAAATACGCGACGCACTCAATCAGCGAGCGTCCGAACCAATGCTCGGAGGCACCAATATGAATGCAGGCCTGGACGCCTCTATTGACCTGCTGGTCAATGATAGTCGCCCCCTCGCAAAGCGGTCGATTGTGCTTCTCACCGATGGTCGATGGACAGTTGGCAGTAATCCGATCAATGCGGCAAACCGAGCAAAGTCCCTGGACATCATCATTCACGTAGTCTCGCTCCTTGATTCGGTTGATCTCAACGGAATGGACAGAATTGCTGCCACGACAGGTGGTAAACACATTCATGCCTCAAACCAAGCTGAACTTGAAGCTGCCTTCCGCGAGCTCGCACTCACACTACCAGTGGTCCTGACCAAATGA